The DNA sequence CGGCAGCAGCGGCATCGCCTTCTACCTGGCGGCGCGCGGGCTGGGCTTCAACCTCACGGTGGTGCCGGAGGCGCTGCCCGAGGTGTGGTGGAAGTACCCGGTGCTCATCCTCTCGGCGATGCAGAACTCGATCCTCGAAGAGGTCGTCGTCGTGGCCTATCTGCTGCGCCGCCTGGACCAGTTGGGCTGGACCCCGGGCGCCTCCCTCGCGGCCAGTGCGGTGCTGCGCGGGTCGTACCACCTCTACCAGGGCATCGGCGGCTTCATCGGGAACATGGTGATGGGCGTGGTGTTCGTCCACCTCTACCGGCGCTGGGGCCGCGTCGGGCCGCTGGTGGTCGCCCACACGCTGCTCGACGTGGGGGCGTTCGTGGGGTACGCGCTGCTGGCCGGCGAGGTGGACTGGCTGCCCACGGCGTGAGCGGCCCGGAACCGGGTCGGGGGCGTACGGCACGGCCGTACGCCCCCGACCCGTACCCGGTTCAGACCAGCAGGTCGCCCTCGATGACCGTCACGGCCCGTCCGCTCAGCAGGGTGCGGCCGCCGCGCAGTTCGGTGCGGACGCGGCCGGAGCGGGCCGAGGCCTGGAGACCGGTGAGGACGGACCGGCCGAGGCGCTCGGACCAGTAGGGGGCCAGGGCGGTGTGCGCGCTGCCGGTGACGGGGTCCTCGTCGATGCCGACGTTCGGGAAGAAGCAGCGGGAGACGAAGTCGTAGCCCAGGGCCGGGTTCTCGGCGCGCGCGGTGGCGATGACGCCGCGCTCGGAGTAGGCGGCCAGGGCCACGAGGTCGGGCCGCAGCGCGTGCACGGTCCGCTCGTCGGCGATCTCGACGAGCAGGTCGCCGACGTTCGGGCCGGTGTCGAACGCCGTGAGCGGCGCGGCGCCCAGCGCCTCGGCGACGCCCTCGGGGACCTCGACCGCGGTGAGCGGGGCCGTGGGGAAGTCCAGGGTGATGCCGCCGTCCTCCCCGGGGGTGGCGACGAGCACGCCGCTGCGGGTGGCGAACCGCACCGGGCCCCGGTGCGCGCCGGTGGTGTGCAGGACGTGCGCGGTGGCCAGCGTCGCGTGTCCGCACATCGCGACCTCGGTGGCGGGGGTGAACCAGCGCAGGGCCCAGTCGGCGTCCCCGCCGGCGGGGAGCGGGTGGGCGAACGCCGTCTCGGCGTGGTTGACCTCCAGGGCCACGCTCTGGAGCCAGGGGTCGTCCGGGAAGCGGTCGAGCAGCAGCACCCCGGCGGGGTTGCCGGCGAAGGGCCGGTCGGTGAAGGCGTCGACGATTCGAATGCGCATGGCCCGACGGTACGGGCCGGGTGAACCCGCGGGCCAAGGCCAATTCGCGGGTCGCGGCCCGGTCGCCGGGCCGCCCGGCGACCGGTCCGGCCGGTGCGCTCCGCCGGGCGCCGCAGCGGGCCAGCCCCGAGCGGCGGACCGGGTGCCGCCCGGTCAGGCGGACGCGCGTACGACCAGACGGGTCGGGGTGACCACGGAGGACGGCGCGGGGCGGCCGTCCCGTGACGCGGGCTCGTCCGAGGCCCGTTCGAACAGCAGCCGGGCCATCAGGCGTCCCATGTCCTCGATGTCCTGGCGCACGGTGGTGAGCGGTGGCTCCGTCGCCTCGGCGATGGCGACGAGGTCGTCGAAGCCGACGACCGCCACGTCCTCGGGGACGCGGCGCCCGCGCTCCCGCAGCACGCGCAGGGCACCGGAGGCCATCAGGTCCGAGGCGACGAACACCGCGTCCAGGTCGGGGCAGCGGTCGAGGAGCGCGGCCATGGCGTCGGCACCGCCCCGGAGCGTGAAGTCGCCCTCGGCGACCAGCTCGGCCGGGGCGTCGAGGAGTACGTCGCGGTACCCGTCGAGACGGTCGGCCGCGGAGGTCTGGTCGAGCGGTCCGGTGATCGTCCCGATGCGCCGGCGCCCCAGTGACACGAGGTGCCGGACGGCTTCCCTGGCCCCGCCGCGGTTGTCGGCGTCGACGGACGCGTAGCCGCGGCCGCGGTGGCCGGAGCCGCCGGCCGGACGGCCGCCGAAGACCGCGGGCAGGTCCATGTGCGCGACCATGGCGGGCAGCGGATCGTCGGTACGCAGCGAGAACAGCAGGGCGCCGTCGACGTGGCCGCCGCCCAGGAAGGTGCCGACGCGCGGATAGTCGTCCGGGTCCTCGATGAACAGCAGCACCGGCTGCGCTCCCCGCCGGACGAGTTCCTGCCGGATGCCCCGCAGATGGCAGTCGAAGTACGGGTCCACGAAGAGGCGGTTCTGCGGTTCGGTGACCACCACGGCGACGGCGTTGCTGCGCCGGGTGACCAGGCTTCGGGCGGCCTGGTTGGGGACGTAGCCGAGGGCGGCCACCGCCTGCCGGACGCGGTCCGCGACCGCCGCCCGCACTTTCGGCTCGCCGTTGATCACACGGGACACGGTGGACTTCGACACCCCTGCCCGGCGTGCCACGTCCTCGAGGGTGGGGCGATGTCCGTTCGGCCGTTCCGTCAACACGTTCTCCGATGCGCGCAGTTGCCCGGGCGCCGACCACGTTAGCCGTCGACCGGCCGCATGAGCAGGCGGTTTCCGCCGGGCGCCGGCTCCGGGACCGCCGGTCTGCGGGAGGGGGTTGTCGGTCCCGTGTTTACGATATATCGTTGAGGCATCGTGACAGATCAGCGATGGAATGGAGGGGTGGCGATGCACACCCATGGTTTCGAGCACGGACACGGTCACGGAGGCCCGCGCGGCGGTCGCGGCGACTTCGACAGGCTGCGCGCGGCCTTCGGTCCCTTCGGGCCGGGCGGACCGGGTGGTCCCGGCGGCCCCTTCGGGCCGGGCTTCGGACACGGCCCCTGGGGCGGTCGCGGGCGCGGCGGGCCGAGGGGGAGGGCGCGGCGCGGTGACGTACGGGCATCGATCCTGGCCCTGCTCAAGGACCGCCCCATGCACGGCTACGAGATGATCCAGGAGATCGCCGAGCGCAGCGGCGGGGCGTGGAAGCCCAGCCCCGGATCCGTGTACCCCACCCTCCAGCTGCTGGAGGACGAGGGGCTGATCGCCAGCGAGTCCGAGGGCGGCAAGAAGCTGTTCTCCCTCACCGAGGCCGGCCGCACGGCGGCCGAGGACGGTCCCGAGGCTCCCTGGGAGGAGGCCTCGCGCGGGGTCGACTGGGAGGCGCTGAGCGAGATCCGGCAGGCCGGCTTCGGGCTGATGGAGGCCTTCGGGCAGGTCTGGAAGACCGGCAGCAAGGACCAGCGGGACAAGGCCCTCGCCGTGATCAACGAAACCCGCAAGAAGCTGTACCTGATCCTCGCCGACGAGGACTGAGCGGACCGGTGGGGCGCGGCGGGCGGCGGCGTGCGCCCCTTCGCGCGCAACACCCTGATCTCCTTCGCAAGGAGGAGATTACGGCCCGGGACGTCCACTCCCCGTGGGACGCGAAGATGCTCCCCGCCGGGGATGTCCCGGGCCCGCCGGTGCTGATGGGGTGGAGACTGTGCAACCCCGTATCCCCCGGCAGTCGGCCGAGGAGCTCCCGGAGCAGGACATCCACCGCGCGGACGGCGACGCCGGGCTCAGTGCCGAGCTGGCGGCGGTGGTCACCGGTGCCCGGCGCAGGGCGGTCCGGGACGGGGACCGCCAGATCGACACCGCCCATCTGCTGCACTCGCTGCTGGAGTCCGACGCCGAGGTGGGCGCCGTCTTCGGCGAGGATCCGCGGATCGCGCGGCTGCTCGGCTACCTGGTCCAGCGCAGCATCGGCTACGGCCTGCGCTGGCAGAGCGCGGTCGAGGACTCCGGCGGCGTCCCCGCGGTGCCCGAGACCGCCGGCTTCTCCCCGCTGGCCGCGCGCTGTATGGCGCACGCCCGCGAGCGCGCCGCCCGCCGCGGCCGCGGCCCGGCCCGCGGCACCGACCTGCTCGCGGCGATCGTCGTGGACCCGCAGGCGCGGGCCGTCGAAGTGCTCCTGCGGGCCGGGATCGACCCCTGCGAACTGTCCGACCGGCTCGAGACGCGGGCCGCGGCCCGCCCCGGGGAGTCCAGCCGGTGAGACAGGTGTCACAGGGGGTGACGCTCCTGTCGGCGCCTGCCATCATGTGCCGGTGCCTACCTCTGTCAGTACCCGGAGCAACCAGTCCAAGGGCGTCGGGCTCGGCCTCGCGCTGCTGTCCGCGTTGGCCTTCGGTGGTTCCGGTGTGGCGGCGAAGCCGCTGATCGAGGCGGGTCTCGACCCGCTCCACGTGGTCTGGCTGCGCGTGGCGGGCGCGGCACTCGTCATGCTGCCGCTGGCGGTGCGCCACCGGGGGCTGCTGCGCCGCCGGCCGGGGCTGCTCGCCGGGTTCGGCCTGCTCGCCGTGGCCGGCGTCCAGGCCTGCTACTTCGCCGCCCTCTCCCGCATCCCCGTCGGGGTGGCGCTGCTGGTGGAGTACCTGGCGCCCGCGCTCGTCCTCGGCTGGGTGCGCTTCGTGCAGCGACGGCCGGTGACCCGTGCCGCCGCGGCCGGCGTGGTCCTGGCCGTCGGCGGGCTGGCCTGCGTCGTGGAGGTGTGGTCGGGGCTCGGCTTCGACGCCCTGGGGCTGCTGCTGGCGCTCGGCGCCGCCTGCTGCCAGGTCGGCTACTTCGTCCTGTCCGACCAGGGCAGCGACGCCGACGAGGCGCCCGACCCGCTCGGGGTGATCGCCTACGGGCTGCTGATCGGCGCAGCCGTGCTGACCGTCGTCGCGCGCCCCTGGTCCATGGAGTGGTCCGTGCTCACGGGCAGCGCCGAGCTGGACGGCACCCCCGTCGCCGCCTTCGCGCTGCTGGCCTGGATCGTCCTCGTCGCCACGGTCGTCGCGTACGTCACCGGGGTGGTCTCGGTGCGCCGGCTCTCGCCGCAGGTCGCCGGTGTCGTGGCCCGCCTGGAGGCGGTCATCGCGACCGTGCTGGCCTGGGTCCTGCTCGGCGAGCACCTGTCGGCGCCGCAGATCGTGGGCGGCGCGGTCGTCCTGACCGGCGCCTTCATCGCCCAGTCGTCGGCCCCCGCCAAGGGCTCCGCGGAGCCGGTGGCCGGCGGCGGGCCCGACCGGGAGTTGTCCACGCCGGGAACGACCGCATAAGGTGCCGATTGTGCACGCTCGCGCACTCGTTCTTCCGCCTCCGGCCGCCTGAGGCGGGCCCTCCGGTCCACCGGCCCGGCATGCCGCCGGGCGGAACGGTGCTGCCCGCAGACGAAGTCCGCGGATCCCGTCGAACCGGCCCCTCCGGGCCCGGCCCGGGATCCCTTCCCGAACTTCCGCGCCCGCGCCGACGCGCGGGGCGCGCACCTCTGCGGAGAGAACACGTGTCGAACGCCGTCTCCGGCCTGCCCGTCGGGCGAGGCCTCCTCTATCTGATCATCGCCGGTGCCGCCTGGGGCACCGCGGGCGCGGCCGCCTCCCTGGTCTACCGGACCAGCGACATGGGGCCCGTCGCCCTGTCCTTCTGGCGCTGCGCGGCCGGCCTGGTGCTGCTGCTCGGCGCCCGCCTGCTGCGGCGCGCCCGGACCGCCGCACCCCAGCCGCTCCGCCGCCGGGTGCTGCGGGCCGCGGCCACTGGGATCGGCCTGGCGGTCTTCCAGACCGCCTACTTCGCGGCCGTGGCCGCCACCGGACTCGCCGTGGCCACCGTGGTCACCCTCGGCGCCGGACCCGTGCTGATCGCACTCGGTGCGCGGGCGACCATGGGCGAGCGCCTGGGACGCGGCGGGGCGGCCGCCGTCGTGGGCGCCCTCGCCGGGCTCGTCGTGCTGGTCCTCGGCGACGGCGAGACCACCGTCGACACCTGGGGCGTCCTGCTCGCCCTGCTGTCCGCGGCCGGATACTCCGCGATGACCCTCCTCACCCGCTGGTGGGGACGCGACGGCGGCACGGACTCCTCCGGTATGACCGTCGGCGCGTTCGCCGTCACCAGCCTGGTGCTGCTGCCGTTCGCCGCGCTCGAGGGACTGGTGCCGCACACCGACGCCCCCGGTGCACTGCTGTGCCTGCTGGCCTACGTGGCCGGCGTGCCGACGGCGCTCGCCTACGGCCTCTACTTCGCCGGCGCCGCTGTCGTACGGTCGGCCACCGTGTCCGTGATCATGCTGCTGGAGCCGGTGAGCGCGGCGGTGCTGGCGGTCGCCCTGCTCGGTGAGCGGCTCACGGTGGCCACCCTGGCCGGCACCCTGCTGATGCTGGGCTCGGTCGCGGGCCTCGCGGTGGGCGAGGCACGGGGAGCGAAGGCCCGCAGGGCGGAGCGGGAGGCCGTGCCGGCGTGACGGTGCGGGGCCCTTCCGGCGGGAAGGGCCCCGGGCCGGGACGGCGCGCGGGTCAGGACGCGCGCGGGCCGCCGCGTCCCGCGCGCCGTCCCGGCCGTCCGGTCCGGCGCCGCGATCCGTTCCCGCACCGCTCCGAACCGCCGGCCGGCGTACCGGCGCCGCCGGGCGGCGGCGTCGCGGGGCGCGTCCCAGGGTGGACCGGCATCACAGGGCTGCCAGGTAGCCGGGCAGTGCGGTGCCGGGGGCCAGGCCGGGGTCGGCGACAGGGGCGTCGTAGCCCTTGCGCAGCGGGAGCACGCCCGCCCAGTGGGGCAGGGCCAGGTCCTCGGGCTCGTCGTTGACACCGCCCGTGCGGAGCTTGGCGGACACCTCCCGGAGATCGAGGCGGATGACCGCGGTGGCGGCCAGCTCCTTCTTGTCGGCCGGCCGGGAGTCGGCGGCGCGCCCCGGTACGACATGGTCGACCAGGGCGTCGAGCGCCTGCCGCTTCTCCTCGGGGTCCGTCACGTCGTACGCCGCTCCGTGCACCACCACGGAGCGGTAGTTGACCGAGTGGTGGAAGGCCGAGCGGGCCAGCACCAGCCCGTCCACGTGGGTGACGGTCAGGCAGACCGGGAGACCGGGGCCGGCCTGTCCCGCCGCGCGCAGCGGGCGCGAGCCGGTCGAGCCGTGGACGTAGAGGCGCTCGCCGACCCGCGCGTACAGGGTGGGCAGCACCACCGGCGCGCCGTCCCGGACGAAACCGAGGTGGCAGACGTAGCCCTCGTCGAGTATCGCGTGCACCAGCTCCTTGTCGTACGCGGCGCGGTCGGGGGAGCGGGTGGGGACGGTGCGGCCGGTGGGCGGGTAGGTGTCGGCGGGCTGTCGGGTCCCCTGCATGGCGCTCTCCATTGCACTAGTGCATACTTGGTTTTGTGCTAGGAGAGTATCCGATCAGTGGGCGGCGCGCAGCGGAGATTTCCGCGAGCGTGGAACGGGCGGTGGCGGCAGGGGCACTGCGTCCGGGTGA is a window from the Streptomyces capillispiralis genome containing:
- a CDS encoding LacI family DNA-binding transcriptional regulator, which translates into the protein MTERPNGHRPTLEDVARRAGVSKSTVSRVINGEPKVRAAVADRVRQAVAALGYVPNQAARSLVTRRSNAVAVVVTEPQNRLFVDPYFDCHLRGIRQELVRRGAQPVLLFIEDPDDYPRVGTFLGGGHVDGALLFSLRTDDPLPAMVAHMDLPAVFGGRPAGGSGHRGRGYASVDADNRGGAREAVRHLVSLGRRRIGTITGPLDQTSAADRLDGYRDVLLDAPAELVAEGDFTLRGGADAMAALLDRCPDLDAVFVASDLMASGALRVLRERGRRVPEDVAVVGFDDLVAIAEATEPPLTTVRQDIEDMGRLMARLLFERASDEPASRDGRPAPSSVVTPTRLVVRASA
- a CDS encoding EamA family transporter, producing MPVPTSVSTRSNQSKGVGLGLALLSALAFGGSGVAAKPLIEAGLDPLHVVWLRVAGAALVMLPLAVRHRGLLRRRPGLLAGFGLLAVAGVQACYFAALSRIPVGVALLVEYLAPALVLGWVRFVQRRPVTRAAAAGVVLAVGGLACVVEVWSGLGFDALGLLLALGAACCQVGYFVLSDQGSDADEAPDPLGVIAYGLLIGAAVLTVVARPWSMEWSVLTGSAELDGTPVAAFALLAWIVLVATVVAYVTGVVSVRRLSPQVAGVVARLEAVIATVLAWVLLGEHLSAPQIVGGAVVLTGAFIAQSSAPAKGSAEPVAGGGPDRELSTPGTTA
- a CDS encoding PadR family transcriptional regulator, with amino-acid sequence MHTHGFEHGHGHGGPRGGRGDFDRLRAAFGPFGPGGPGGPGGPFGPGFGHGPWGGRGRGGPRGRARRGDVRASILALLKDRPMHGYEMIQEIAERSGGAWKPSPGSVYPTLQLLEDEGLIASESEGGKKLFSLTEAGRTAAEDGPEAPWEEASRGVDWEALSEIRQAGFGLMEAFGQVWKTGSKDQRDKALAVINETRKKLYLILADED
- a CDS encoding Clp protease N-terminal domain-containing protein, yielding MQPRIPRQSAEELPEQDIHRADGDAGLSAELAAVVTGARRRAVRDGDRQIDTAHLLHSLLESDAEVGAVFGEDPRIARLLGYLVQRSIGYGLRWQSAVEDSGGVPAVPETAGFSPLAARCMAHARERAARRGRGPARGTDLLAAIVVDPQARAVEVLLRAGIDPCELSDRLETRAAARPGESSR
- a CDS encoding CPBP family intramembrane glutamic endopeptidase; translated protein: MQAEAGPGADSYPERPGRRPSRTTLRDETLLVLALSLGASGVSALISFLGSVTEPGGLKDQAATLNASAAPGRPWLDLAWQLFGITTALVPVALVAHLLLREGAGLRTLGFDRTRPWPDLGRGAAVAAVIGSSGIAFYLAARGLGFNLTVVPEALPEVWWKYPVLILSAMQNSILEEVVVVAYLLRRLDQLGWTPGASLAASAVLRGSYHLYQGIGGFIGNMVMGVVFVHLYRRWGRVGPLVVAHTLLDVGAFVGYALLAGEVDWLPTA
- a CDS encoding pyridoxamine 5'-phosphate oxidase family protein; translated protein: MQGTRQPADTYPPTGRTVPTRSPDRAAYDKELVHAILDEGYVCHLGFVRDGAPVVLPTLYARVGERLYVHGSTGSRPLRAAGQAGPGLPVCLTVTHVDGLVLARSAFHHSVNYRSVVVHGAAYDVTDPEEKRQALDALVDHVVPGRAADSRPADKKELAATAVIRLDLREVSAKLRTGGVNDEPEDLALPHWAGVLPLRKGYDAPVADPGLAPGTALPGYLAAL
- a CDS encoding PhzF family phenazine biosynthesis protein — protein: MRIRIVDAFTDRPFAGNPAGVLLLDRFPDDPWLQSVALEVNHAETAFAHPLPAGGDADWALRWFTPATEVAMCGHATLATAHVLHTTGAHRGPVRFATRSGVLVATPGEDGGITLDFPTAPLTAVEVPEGVAEALGAAPLTAFDTGPNVGDLLVEIADERTVHALRPDLVALAAYSERGVIATARAENPALGYDFVSRCFFPNVGIDEDPVTGSAHTALAPYWSERLGRSVLTGLQASARSGRVRTELRGGRTLLSGRAVTVIEGDLLV
- a CDS encoding DMT family transporter, which gives rise to MSNAVSGLPVGRGLLYLIIAGAAWGTAGAAASLVYRTSDMGPVALSFWRCAAGLVLLLGARLLRRARTAAPQPLRRRVLRAAATGIGLAVFQTAYFAAVAATGLAVATVVTLGAGPVLIALGARATMGERLGRGGAAAVVGALAGLVVLVLGDGETTVDTWGVLLALLSAAGYSAMTLLTRWWGRDGGTDSSGMTVGAFAVTSLVLLPFAALEGLVPHTDAPGALLCLLAYVAGVPTALAYGLYFAGAAVVRSATVSVIMLLEPVSAAVLAVALLGERLTVATLAGTLLMLGSVAGLAVGEARGAKARRAEREAVPA